A single window of Tautonia marina DNA harbors:
- a CDS encoding aminotransferase class IV, translating to MIWVRGEIVPDEALRISVFDRTFEHGLGLFETLRTWNGRATLLERHLTRLQGWADALGLPMRPEELPDHGAVEALREAEGRTGDCSLRIVLSGGFDEGRPGTIWMRTRALPPPIPDAGLSVCSQWRVAPEDRLMQAKTLNYWSRRIAFEEAQRLGFDENLSRDESGAILEGSRSNLFLVERGELVTPGVVRSQGSSAPFLPGIMRGVIMERANTLGMTLHEEASVTIDRMIAAEECFLTNAGRGIMPVARFDPEGVTGPERGRRYNTPGPVTQGLMTDLNAWLRSEDAR from the coding sequence ATGATCTGGGTCCGGGGGGAGATCGTTCCCGATGAGGCGCTGAGGATCAGCGTGTTCGATCGGACGTTTGAGCATGGGCTCGGGCTGTTTGAAACGCTTCGGACCTGGAACGGACGGGCGACGTTGCTGGAGCGGCATCTGACCCGGTTGCAGGGCTGGGCCGACGCACTCGGCCTGCCGATGAGGCCGGAAGAATTGCCGGATCACGGGGCGGTGGAGGCCTTACGGGAGGCGGAGGGAAGGACCGGAGATTGCTCGCTGCGGATCGTGCTCTCGGGAGGTTTTGATGAGGGCAGGCCCGGAACGATCTGGATGAGAACCCGGGCGCTTCCTCCGCCGATTCCCGATGCCGGTCTGAGCGTTTGCTCGCAGTGGAGAGTCGCCCCGGAAGACCGTCTGATGCAGGCGAAAACCTTGAATTACTGGTCGAGGCGGATTGCCTTCGAGGAAGCGCAGCGTCTCGGGTTTGACGAAAATCTCAGCCGGGACGAGTCAGGGGCGATCCTGGAAGGAAGCCGGAGCAATCTGTTTCTGGTGGAGCGAGGGGAGCTTGTGACCCCCGGGGTCGTCCGCTCGCAAGGTTCCTCAGCCCCGTTCCTGCCGGGAATCATGCGGGGGGTGATCATGGAGCGGGCGAACACGCTCGGGATGACCCTTCACGAGGAGGCGAGCGTGACGATCGACCGGATGATCGCGGCCGAGGAGTGCTTTCTCACGAACGCCGGACGAGGCATCATGCCGGTCGCCCGGTTCGATCCGGAGGGGGTGACCGGCCCTGAGAGAGGCCGTCGCTACAATACCCCTGGACCCGTCACGCAAGGCCTGATGACCGACCTGAATGCCTGGCTCCGATCGGAGGATGCCCGATGA
- a CDS encoding Nif3-like dinuclear metal center hexameric protein gives MTTVADLAAWMDDFAPPRLAESWDNVGLLLGDPHATVEKVMTCLTITPESASEAIEEGANLIVSHHPVWFKPVQRLRSDQADGFLWSLARAGVSIYSPHTAFDNTKGGINDFLCETLGLIDVGPLKPGAEQQATKVVVFTPEADREAVLSAAFGAEAGRIGDYVECSYTIEGFGTFLGLEGTNPTVGQSGRREVAREQRIEVVCPGERLAGVLAAIRAAHSYEEPAIDVYPTIVRDDTAGVGRVGRLSEPMTLDAFARRVRERLPATSLQCVGAPDRRVERVAVACGGADDFVGDAARSGADVFLTGEARFHRALEAEAKGIGLIVAGHHATERPAVEMLATRIGRSFPDVTVWASRREHDPLWTP, from the coding sequence ATGACCACCGTCGCCGACCTGGCCGCCTGGATGGACGACTTCGCCCCGCCTCGGCTGGCGGAAAGCTGGGATAACGTCGGGCTCTTGCTCGGCGATCCCCACGCTACGGTCGAGAAGGTGATGACCTGCTTGACCATTACGCCAGAGAGCGCCTCGGAGGCGATCGAGGAGGGGGCAAACCTGATCGTGAGCCATCATCCGGTCTGGTTCAAGCCGGTCCAGCGGTTGCGGAGCGATCAGGCGGACGGCTTTCTCTGGTCGCTGGCGAGGGCGGGCGTGTCGATCTACAGCCCGCACACCGCCTTCGATAATACGAAGGGCGGGATCAATGATTTTCTGTGTGAGACACTTGGTCTGATCGATGTCGGACCGCTGAAACCGGGGGCGGAGCAACAGGCAACCAAGGTGGTCGTGTTCACTCCGGAAGCAGACCGAGAGGCGGTCCTCTCGGCGGCCTTCGGCGCGGAAGCGGGGAGGATTGGGGATTACGTCGAATGCTCGTACACGATCGAGGGGTTCGGCACCTTCCTCGGCCTGGAGGGGACGAATCCGACGGTCGGGCAATCAGGACGGCGCGAGGTGGCCCGTGAGCAGCGGATCGAGGTCGTTTGCCCAGGGGAGCGCCTGGCCGGAGTCCTGGCGGCAATCCGGGCGGCTCATTCGTACGAGGAACCGGCGATCGACGTGTATCCGACCATCGTCAGAGACGACACCGCGGGAGTGGGCCGGGTCGGACGGCTCTCCGAACCGATGACGCTCGATGCCTTTGCGAGGCGGGTGCGAGAGCGACTTCCGGCTACGAGCTTGCAGTGTGTCGGAGCGCCGGATCGGCGGGTTGAGCGGGTGGCGGTGGCCTGCGGGGGGGCGGACGATTTCGTGGGAGATGCGGCGCGGTCGGGGGCGGATGTGTTCCTGACCGGCGAGGCCCGTTTTCATCGGGCGTTGGAGGCCGAGGCGAAGGGGATCGGCCTGATCGTGGCCGGGCATCACGCGACGGAGCGTCCGGCGGTCGAAATGCTGGCCACTCGGATTGGCCGGAGCTTCCCCGACGTGACGGTCTGGGCGAGCCGGCGGGAGCATGATCCGCTCTGGACCCCTTGA
- a CDS encoding zinc-dependent alcohol dehydrogenase family protein, whose protein sequence is MRAAVFDRFGEPAEVVRIQEVPTPEPGPNQVRVRMVASPVNPSDLLFTRGRYSIRPNLPASPGFEGVGVVDAAGPGLVGKALVGRRVAVINGEGGNWADFAVVPAFQAIPVPGSLPDEQVASFFVNPATVLAMVRHELAVPRGAWLLQSAANSELGKMIVRLGRHDGFRTINVVRRPEAADELHELGADAVIVTTDGPIPDQVRRVVGPEGVRFAVDPVGGDIGTGVFESLAPSGTLLAYGSLTGEPIRIDTRLMISGGRVLRGFWLGHFMRSRSKVAAVPLFAQVGRLIRQGVLSTSVGPSFPLDQIADAVRAAEQPGKPGKVLLRLQA, encoded by the coding sequence ATGAGAGCCGCTGTTTTCGATCGTTTCGGCGAGCCCGCCGAGGTTGTGCGGATTCAGGAGGTTCCCACACCCGAACCCGGCCCGAATCAGGTCCGGGTCCGGATGGTCGCCAGCCCGGTCAACCCCTCAGACCTGCTCTTTACCCGGGGCCGCTACTCGATCCGGCCAAACCTGCCGGCCTCTCCCGGATTCGAAGGAGTCGGCGTGGTGGACGCCGCCGGGCCGGGTCTGGTCGGCAAGGCCCTGGTTGGGCGTCGGGTCGCGGTCATCAATGGCGAAGGGGGGAACTGGGCCGATTTCGCCGTTGTCCCCGCTTTCCAGGCAATTCCGGTCCCCGGTTCCTTGCCCGACGAGCAGGTGGCGTCCTTCTTCGTCAACCCGGCCACCGTGCTGGCCATGGTCCGCCACGAGCTGGCCGTGCCTCGCGGTGCCTGGCTCCTGCAATCGGCCGCCAACTCCGAGCTGGGCAAGATGATTGTTCGCCTCGGTCGGCATGACGGATTCCGGACGATCAACGTCGTCCGCCGCCCCGAAGCCGCCGACGAGCTGCACGAACTGGGCGCCGACGCCGTGATCGTCACGACCGATGGACCGATCCCCGATCAGGTCCGCCGGGTGGTCGGCCCCGAGGGGGTCCGCTTCGCCGTCGACCCGGTCGGCGGCGACATCGGCACGGGGGTCTTCGAGTCCCTGGCCCCCTCCGGCACGCTCCTGGCCTACGGTTCCTTGACCGGCGAGCCGATCCGGATCGACACCCGGTTGATGATCTCCGGCGGTCGGGTTCTCCGAGGGTTCTGGCTCGGCCACTTCATGCGATCACGCAGCAAGGTCGCCGCCGTCCCCCTGTTTGCTCAGGTCGGCCGCTTGATTCGCCAGGGAGTCCTCTCGACCTCGGTCGGGCCGAGCTTCCCCCTCGACCAGATTGCCGACGCTGTCCGCGCCGCCGAGCAACCAGGCAAACCCGGAAAGGTCCTCCTGCGGCTCCAAGCCTGA
- a CDS encoding sulfurtransferase, with protein sequence MLTHEPLVSTEWLAEHLNHPKLRVLDIRGSVSTRPIEPGVEEATYRGAPEEYEAGHIPGAVFVDWTVDIVEPDDPVPAQLARPERFAKAMGERGVGDETHVVAVDHMGGQFATRLWWALRAYGHDAVSVLDGGMNRWVEEGRPVESGPVSVAPQTFTPKARERMWVTAAELLAMLGTTAQILDARDAGQFTGAKRRGPRGGHIPGAIHLPRELFFAEGGGFLDPAKVRERLASVSLDPERPIVTYCNGGVAATVLAFQLHRLGFEDLAVYDGSWNEWGPRLDLPVEEGEA encoded by the coding sequence ATGCTGACGCACGAACCGCTTGTCTCGACGGAATGGCTCGCCGAACACCTGAACCACCCAAAGCTCCGTGTGCTCGACATCCGAGGGTCTGTCAGTACCCGGCCGATCGAACCGGGAGTGGAGGAGGCCACCTACCGAGGCGCTCCCGAGGAATACGAGGCCGGACACATTCCCGGCGCCGTCTTCGTGGACTGGACGGTGGACATTGTCGAACCGGATGATCCCGTGCCCGCACAGCTTGCCCGGCCGGAACGGTTTGCGAAGGCGATGGGTGAGCGCGGCGTCGGCGACGAGACGCATGTCGTGGCCGTGGACCACATGGGAGGTCAGTTCGCCACCCGGCTCTGGTGGGCCTTGCGAGCCTACGGGCACGACGCGGTGAGCGTGCTTGACGGCGGCATGAATCGCTGGGTCGAGGAAGGCAGGCCGGTTGAGTCGGGCCCCGTCTCGGTTGCGCCGCAGACCTTCACCCCGAAGGCTCGGGAACGGATGTGGGTGACAGCGGCCGAATTGCTGGCAATGCTCGGCACCACCGCGCAGATTCTCGACGCCCGAGACGCAGGGCAGTTTACGGGCGCAAAACGTCGAGGGCCTCGTGGCGGACATATTCCCGGCGCGATCCACTTGCCGAGGGAGCTGTTCTTCGCCGAAGGGGGTGGGTTTCTCGATCCGGCCAAGGTGCGGGAGCGGCTTGCCTCCGTGTCGCTTGATCCGGAGCGCCCAATCGTCACCTATTGCAACGGCGGGGTGGCCGCGACAGTGCTCGCGTTCCAACTTCACCGCCTCGGATTCGAAGACCTGGCCGTTTACGACGGCTCGTGGAACGAGTGGGGGCCTCGGCTCGACCTGCCGGTGGAGGAAGGGGAGGCATGA
- a CDS encoding tetratricopeptide repeat protein: MEQTQDSQGHESARARQIVVFVIALVIFVSGTWWWWNGRPERHLDQATRHLQEGRPASARQWLTLPEQTPRTADQARLLRAQIALELDSPSAAVTPLEQIAPDGPLAAEAAYWKGKVLLAQGNLPFALAWFARSLQERPDHPECLRAMAVAAYDLGDLETVLRALRDLTRVQPDDHAAWRTLGLVRLQMPDAGDRIMEEAADAYRTSLELYPHQPLARLELADVLMRQGHLHEARDQLNACRGRVPEAQHLSLLARISWELGDREQTIALLDEAQDQGLEHPDLFALRGLIAQAEGRPEDAEPWFDRAIDADLFNFRRYYQRATLLRILGRSEQANADAQRAEELKQALETMSAMNAEAAARPTDPAIRNQLGRLCERLGKVQLAASWYRAALACDPGNQEAAAALAALGP; encoded by the coding sequence GTGGAACAAACTCAGGATTCCCAGGGGCACGAATCTGCACGAGCGCGACAGATCGTCGTATTCGTGATTGCCCTGGTCATTTTCGTGTCCGGGACATGGTGGTGGTGGAACGGTCGCCCTGAACGCCACCTCGATCAGGCCACTCGCCATCTGCAGGAGGGACGTCCCGCCTCGGCCCGGCAATGGCTAACCCTTCCCGAGCAGACCCCTCGCACGGCGGATCAGGCCCGGTTGCTCCGTGCGCAAATTGCCCTCGAACTCGACAGCCCTTCGGCCGCGGTTACTCCTCTTGAGCAAATCGCTCCCGACGGTCCGCTCGCTGCCGAGGCCGCGTACTGGAAAGGAAAGGTTTTGCTGGCGCAGGGAAATCTGCCCTTTGCCCTCGCCTGGTTCGCGCGATCCCTCCAGGAGCGGCCCGACCACCCCGAATGCCTCCGGGCGATGGCCGTGGCGGCCTACGATCTGGGCGATCTGGAGACGGTCCTGCGAGCGCTCCGCGATTTGACCCGAGTCCAGCCCGACGACCATGCCGCCTGGCGGACACTCGGGCTGGTCCGACTCCAGATGCCCGACGCGGGTGACAGGATCATGGAAGAAGCGGCCGACGCCTATCGGACGAGTCTGGAGTTATACCCTCACCAGCCACTTGCACGTTTGGAACTGGCCGATGTGCTCATGCGGCAAGGTCACTTGCATGAGGCTCGGGACCAGCTCAACGCCTGTCGGGGACGGGTTCCCGAGGCGCAGCACCTGAGCCTCCTCGCTCGCATCTCCTGGGAACTTGGAGACCGTGAGCAGACCATCGCCTTGCTCGACGAGGCCCAGGACCAGGGGTTGGAGCATCCCGATCTGTTTGCGCTTCGCGGTCTGATCGCTCAGGCCGAAGGGCGGCCGGAAGACGCCGAACCCTGGTTCGACCGCGCGATCGACGCAGATCTGTTCAACTTCCGCCGCTATTACCAGCGGGCGACCTTGCTTCGCATCCTCGGCCGATCGGAGCAGGCCAACGCCGATGCGCAACGGGCCGAGGAATTGAAGCAAGCTCTCGAGACCATGTCTGCGATGAACGCAGAGGCCGCCGCGAGGCCCACCGATCCGGCCATTCGGAACCAACTGGGCCGGCTTTGCGAACGGCTCGGCAAGGTTCAGCTTGCCGCCTCCTGGTATCGAGCGGCCCTTGCCTGCGATCCCGGCAACCAGGAAGCTGCCGCCGCACTCGCCGCCCTGGGGCCATGA
- a CDS encoding DUF1559 domain-containing protein, with protein MRGLSQSVSGRAGRSRRVGFTLIELLVVIAIIGVLIALLLPAVQSAREAARRAQCTNNLKQLGIAMHNYHDTIGSFPTLLWAMPGNNTIANNTFRASFFQMILPYIEQNNVYAAINFEVPFARGPDDGAINLTALTTQINVYKCPSDPSPDQSSFSRWDSGVGPTGANGQAPLGPKLNYFVNAGDNTTGPTNDTSPWPFQSLPNVRNNAFGNGKTCTGIICRQGGTWGIRDITDGTSNTFAIGESLYESCNWFSWPNPNGNYAFTSVPINWKITIFENVGYGDGNGRLNNSGNWVPCFGFRSEHAGIVNFLFADGRVTAVKETINRDVYRALSTRKGGEVISADAF; from the coding sequence ATGCGAGGTCTTTCTCAGTCTGTCTCGGGGCGAGCCGGGCGAAGCCGCAGGGTCGGCTTTACCCTGATCGAGTTGCTGGTGGTCATTGCGATCATTGGCGTCTTGATCGCCCTGCTGCTTCCCGCGGTCCAGAGCGCTCGCGAGGCTGCTCGTCGTGCCCAATGCACGAACAACCTGAAGCAGCTTGGCATCGCCATGCACAATTACCACGACACGATAGGATCGTTCCCAACGCTGCTCTGGGCGATGCCCGGGAATAACACAATCGCGAACAACACATTTCGCGCCAGCTTCTTTCAAATGATCCTTCCCTACATCGAGCAGAATAACGTTTACGCCGCGATTAACTTCGAGGTGCCGTTCGCACGCGGTCCGGATGACGGAGCGATCAATCTGACGGCGTTGACAACGCAAATCAATGTCTACAAGTGTCCATCTGACCCCTCGCCGGACCAATCGTCGTTTAGCCGATGGGACAGTGGGGTTGGCCCCACTGGAGCGAATGGCCAGGCACCGCTGGGTCCGAAGCTGAATTATTTTGTCAACGCCGGCGACAACACGACCGGCCCGACGAACGACACCAGCCCCTGGCCCTTCCAGAGCTTGCCGAACGTTCGGAACAACGCGTTCGGCAACGGGAAGACTTGCACCGGAATCATCTGCCGGCAAGGGGGAACCTGGGGCATCCGTGACATCACAGACGGCACGAGCAACACCTTCGCCATTGGTGAATCGCTGTACGAGTCGTGCAACTGGTTCTCGTGGCCGAACCCGAACGGGAATTATGCGTTCACGTCGGTGCCGATCAACTGGAAGATCACCATCTTCGAGAATGTCGGGTACGGCGACGGCAACGGGCGATTGAACAACAGCGGCAACTGGGTTCCGTGCTTCGGCTTCCGAAGCGAGCACGCGGGGATCGTCAATTTCCTGTTTGCCGACGGACGGGTGACGGCCGTCAAGGAAACCATCAACCGTGACGTCTACCGAGCGTTGAGCACGAGAAAAGGCGGCGAGGTCATCTCGGCCGATGCCTTCTGA
- a CDS encoding M56 family metallopeptidase, with protein MIDPWTWPLSWIVRGLALAVASGAFYLIVRRAGPIVGVTASATGLVLLAVLPFLLLVPGPRWDVPIGSRLADLGSFTDLGDPPEPSLPPQLEELALSQERLPNGSTEPRQDRSAQISPASGSQPTADFSPDPSPAPDSLSGLSKSWRSAVAMILAALVAMSLVRLIFGIGAVARLRSRGEPIHDPSLADLRDLLRAELSITRTVELREASGLGPPATIGWRRPVVLLPDDWRSWDAAEVRAVLAHELSHIHRADFLVAFLAQLGVALHPYNPIAYWLAGRLRLDQELAADASAAQLSGGRRAYLTCLARLALRRDDHASGGPARAFLPVRGTLVRRIEMLRSERSPDRDAPSRASRGLTIASISALALLCVGLQAPEPAQARPQDNPAAEAAPLGSDGFDLSPVPADAAFVAAIRPARLATQPEIQDLIDEFDPMGQIFGGIDLPVSGLEQVTVVEMRRMEPPPRRGSMPIVPDLIIVRTVDPVGDELISNILKEFETVSYLGTRYQRARGARLTTFRFDPQTLIISQSEQTLRYLIAERNRPNASPLWLEAAGPVNAGQLLLAFETPWLTQLVGPPPARGAGPFGPLALIGPMLDRASAYAISLDLFDGVSITGLALCGDEEGATQVSETATAFKTLGRNALNTLQERVTEPDAGSESSFAVLNEIETLLNAVTISADGSTVRLQAETDQDLSAIMRLAMEPINVARIASRRTQSTNNLKMIALALHNYHDVYGHFPPPVLYAEDGTPYSWRVALLPFLEQAPLYNEYRMNEPWDSPNNRKLLEQMPSVYRVPGSESDPTHADYFALVGPMSLMGMPGKGTNIAKITDGTSNTLAIVETKRPIPWTQPEDIRVSDPSANPNELVVPEFGGFWPEGFQAAFGDGSVRFLSFTINPDVLRALITKSGGEVIRAEID; from the coding sequence ATGATCGACCCCTGGACCTGGCCGCTCTCCTGGATCGTCCGAGGCTTGGCCCTGGCGGTGGCGTCGGGAGCTTTTTACCTGATCGTGCGACGGGCCGGTCCCATCGTCGGCGTCACGGCGTCAGCGACCGGCCTCGTCCTCCTGGCCGTGCTTCCGTTCCTGCTGCTCGTGCCTGGGCCGCGCTGGGACGTTCCGATCGGATCACGCCTGGCCGACCTCGGCTCCTTCACCGATCTCGGCGATCCGCCCGAGCCCTCGCTTCCCCCTCAGTTGGAGGAGCTAGCCCTGTCTCAGGAGCGTCTTCCCAACGGATCAACCGAGCCTCGACAGGACCGCTCCGCGCAGATCTCGCCCGCTTCGGGGAGCCAGCCGACGGCCGACTTTTCTCCGGACCCGTCTCCGGCACCCGACTCGCTCTCGGGCCTCTCGAAATCCTGGCGATCAGCGGTGGCCATGATTTTGGCGGCCCTGGTGGCGATGAGCCTCGTGAGGCTCATCTTCGGAATCGGCGCGGTGGCTCGGCTTCGATCGCGGGGCGAACCGATCCACGACCCTTCGCTTGCCGATTTGCGGGATCTTCTGCGGGCCGAACTGTCGATCACCCGCACGGTCGAACTCCGCGAGGCTTCTGGCCTGGGGCCTCCCGCGACGATCGGCTGGCGAAGGCCGGTTGTGCTCTTGCCCGACGACTGGCGATCGTGGGACGCCGCCGAGGTGCGGGCTGTCCTGGCACATGAACTGTCGCACATCCATCGGGCCGATTTCCTGGTGGCGTTCCTCGCCCAGCTGGGCGTGGCGCTGCACCCGTACAATCCGATCGCCTACTGGCTGGCCGGACGCCTCCGGCTCGACCAGGAACTCGCCGCCGACGCTTCTGCCGCCCAACTCTCGGGGGGCCGTCGTGCGTACCTGACCTGCCTCGCTCGGCTTGCCCTGCGGCGCGATGATCACGCCTCGGGCGGGCCTGCTCGTGCCTTTCTTCCGGTCCGAGGAACCCTCGTCAGGAGAATTGAGATGCTGCGCTCGGAACGCTCACCCGATCGAGACGCCCCCTCCCGGGCCTCCCGAGGCCTGACCATTGCCTCGATCAGTGCCCTGGCCTTGCTCTGCGTCGGCCTTCAGGCTCCCGAACCCGCCCAGGCCCGACCGCAAGACAACCCCGCTGCCGAGGCCGCCCCGCTCGGCTCCGACGGCTTCGACCTCTCACCCGTCCCGGCCGATGCCGCCTTCGTCGCGGCGATCCGCCCGGCCCGGCTTGCCACCCAGCCCGAAATCCAGGATCTGATCGACGAGTTCGACCCGATGGGCCAGATCTTCGGCGGCATCGACCTGCCTGTCTCGGGTCTGGAACAGGTCACGGTCGTCGAGATGCGACGCATGGAGCCTCCCCCTCGTCGCGGAAGCATGCCAATTGTGCCCGACCTGATCATTGTTCGCACCGTCGATCCTGTCGGCGATGAGCTGATCAGCAACATCCTCAAGGAGTTCGAGACCGTCTCCTACCTCGGGACCCGTTATCAACGGGCGAGGGGGGCGCGGCTGACGACCTTCCGGTTCGATCCTCAGACCCTGATCATTTCTCAAAGCGAGCAAACCCTCCGCTATCTCATCGCCGAGCGCAACCGGCCGAACGCCTCACCCCTCTGGCTCGAAGCGGCCGGGCCGGTCAATGCTGGACAGCTCCTTCTCGCCTTCGAAACTCCCTGGCTGACTCAACTCGTCGGTCCCCCGCCCGCCCGGGGAGCCGGTCCCTTCGGACCGCTCGCCCTGATCGGCCCGATGCTCGACCGCGCCTCGGCCTACGCCATCAGCCTCGACCTCTTCGACGGCGTTTCGATCACCGGCCTTGCCCTCTGCGGCGACGAGGAGGGCGCGACGCAGGTCTCCGAGACCGCCACCGCCTTCAAAACGCTCGGCCGCAACGCCCTCAACACCCTGCAGGAGAGGGTGACCGAACCCGACGCCGGATCGGAGTCGTCCTTCGCGGTGCTCAACGAGATCGAGACCCTCCTCAACGCCGTCACGATCTCCGCCGACGGTTCCACCGTTCGTCTCCAGGCCGAGACCGACCAGGACCTCTCGGCGATCATGCGGCTTGCCATGGAGCCGATCAACGTGGCCCGCATTGCCAGTCGGCGGACGCAATCAACGAACAACCTCAAGATGATTGCGCTCGCCCTGCATAACTATCACGACGTCTACGGCCACTTCCCCCCTCCAGTGCTTTACGCCGAGGATGGCACCCCTTATAGCTGGCGGGTCGCGCTGCTCCCTTTTCTGGAACAGGCTCCACTCTATAACGAGTATCGCATGAACGAACCCTGGGACAGCCCGAACAACCGGAAACTGCTCGAACAGATGCCCAGCGTCTACCGCGTCCCCGGCTCCGAGAGCGATCCGACCCATGCCGACTACTTCGCCCTCGTCGGCCCGATGAGCCTCATGGGAATGCCCGGCAAGGGAACAAACATTGCCAAGATCACCGACGGCACCTCGAACACCCTCGCCATTGTCGAAACGAAGCGCCCCATTCCCTGGACCCAGCCCGAAGATATTCGCGTCTCTGACCCCTCGGCCAACCCGAACGAACTTGTTGTCCCCGAGTTTGGCGGGTTCTGGCCCGAAGGCTTCCAGGCTGCCTTTGGCGACGGCTCTGTTCGATTCCTGTCGTTCACCATCAATCCCGACGTCCTTCGCGCCCTCATTACGAAGAGCGGGGGCGAGGTGATCCGCGCCGAGATTGACTGA
- a CDS encoding BlaI/MecI/CopY family transcriptional regulator, with protein MARPSKELTERELQVMHAFWTLGEAGVAEARDELIRKKQGTPAYTTVATLVRILAEKGFLCQVNQDRPFRYRPARTYEEVSRRLLDQVVEHVFKGSREQLLLRLVERRSLSARERAVLERFLNAEAEE; from the coding sequence ATGGCCAGGCCGTCGAAGGAGCTAACCGAGCGGGAATTGCAAGTGATGCACGCCTTCTGGACCCTCGGCGAGGCCGGGGTGGCCGAGGCCCGCGACGAGCTGATCCGCAAGAAGCAGGGGACCCCCGCCTATACGACGGTCGCCACCCTCGTCCGCATTCTGGCCGAAAAAGGGTTCCTGTGCCAGGTTAATCAGGATCGGCCCTTCCGCTATCGACCTGCGCGAACCTATGAGGAGGTGTCCCGTCGTCTGCTTGATCAGGTGGTGGAACATGTTTTCAAAGGGTCGCGCGAGCAACTTCTCTTGCGACTGGTGGAACGCCGCTCCCTCTCGGCCCGCGAACGGGCCGTCCTCGAACGATTCCTGAACGCGGAGGCCGAGGAATGA
- a CDS encoding FGGY-family carbohydrate kinase yields the protein MASNPLLLGLDVGTQSIRAALVDPTGQTISYGVAPLETTYPRPSWAEQDPIGWWSATRSAVAQALQSADVSPDRIVGVGLDSTACTVVACRNDGTPLRPALLWMDQRSYREAEAIGVTGDPALKYVSGRVSPEWMLPKALWLKRNEPEIYHQADRIVECTNWFMFKLTGEWTLSLNHCAVKWNYARPEGGWPRALIHAVGLDDLLDKWPDQIEPLGQAGATLSRTAAEALGLNPGTPVAQGGIDAYLGMIGMGATAAGDVAVIVGSSTCHLAQSSGGVFGSGAAGCYPDATVEGLYTLEAGQTATGSILDWYRRHFAAAQQAEADDRGVNVYSVLDELAAAVPPGAEGLVVRDDWQGNRSPYKDPAARGAIVGLSLAHGPGHIFRALYEATACGTRHILEDASAHGLDVGRIIVGGGGAKSRLWMQIHADILNRPIHLPRETESCALGSAMTAAVAAGLFADLDAAARDMVILDRVVEPDRRNVLVYDELFARYARLYVALRDSGVVVAAE from the coding sequence ATGGCGAGCAATCCTCTCTTGCTGGGTCTGGACGTGGGCACGCAGAGCATCCGGGCGGCCCTGGTCGATCCGACCGGTCAGACCATCTCCTACGGCGTGGCCCCCCTGGAAACGACCTACCCGCGCCCGAGCTGGGCGGAACAGGACCCGATCGGCTGGTGGTCGGCCACCCGATCGGCCGTGGCTCAGGCCCTGCAATCGGCCGACGTTTCGCCCGATCGGATTGTCGGCGTCGGGCTCGACAGCACCGCCTGCACCGTGGTCGCCTGCCGAAACGACGGCACTCCCCTGCGCCCCGCCTTGCTCTGGATGGACCAACGCTCCTACCGAGAAGCCGAGGCGATTGGCGTGACCGGCGACCCGGCCCTGAAGTACGTTTCCGGTCGCGTCTCGCCCGAATGGATGCTGCCCAAGGCCCTCTGGCTCAAACGGAACGAGCCCGAGATTTACCACCAGGCCGACCGTATCGTCGAATGCACCAACTGGTTTATGTTCAAGCTCACGGGAGAGTGGACCCTCTCGCTCAACCACTGCGCCGTCAAGTGGAACTACGCGCGACCCGAAGGAGGATGGCCCCGCGCCTTGATCCACGCCGTCGGCCTCGACGACCTGCTCGACAAATGGCCCGACCAGATCGAGCCGCTCGGCCAGGCCGGGGCGACGCTCTCCCGAACCGCCGCCGAGGCTCTTGGCCTGAACCCCGGCACTCCCGTCGCGCAGGGAGGGATTGACGCCTACCTCGGCATGATTGGCATGGGAGCGACCGCTGCCGGCGACGTGGCCGTGATTGTCGGGTCGAGCACCTGCCACCTCGCCCAGTCCTCTGGCGGTGTGTTCGGCTCGGGGGCCGCCGGCTGTTACCCGGATGCGACCGTCGAAGGACTCTACACCCTCGAAGCCGGCCAGACCGCCACCGGCTCGATCCTCGACTGGTATCGTCGCCACTTTGCCGCCGCCCAGCAGGCCGAGGCCGACGACCGAGGCGTCAACGTCTACTCCGTCCTCGATGAACTGGCCGCTGCCGTCCCTCCCGGAGCCGAAGGGCTCGTTGTCCGCGACGACTGGCAAGGCAACCGTTCTCCCTACAAGGACCCCGCCGCCCGGGGGGCGATTGTCGGCCTCTCCCTCGCCCACGGCCCCGGCCACATCTTCCGGGCCCTCTACGAAGCCACCGCTTGCGGGACCCGACACATCCTCGAAGACGCCTCGGCTCACGGGCTCGACGTTGGCCGGATCATCGTCGGCGGCGGTGGTGCCAAATCTCGGCTCTGGATGCAGATCCACGCCGACATCCTGAACCGACCGATCCACCTCCCCCGCGAAACCGAGTCCTGCGCCCTCGGCTCGGCCATGACTGCCGCCGTCGCCGCCGGACTTTTCGCCGACCTCGACGCCGCCGCCCGAGACATGGTCATCCTCGACCGCGTCGTCGAACCCGATCGACGGAACGTCCTGGTCTACGACGAGCTGTTCGCTCGTTACGCCCGCCTTTACGTCGCCTTACGCGACAGCGGGGTTGTCGTCGCCGCGGAGTGA